Proteins found in one Pyrus communis chromosome 15, drPyrComm1.1, whole genome shotgun sequence genomic segment:
- the LOC137717160 gene encoding uncharacterized protein, with protein MVLYRNNDALMCKIFAITLQGKSQFIWSFDDLSLVFTKEYSSYHSIKKKSNHLFNVKNNPKKSLRDYVKRFKTEKAKIVGCDDSIASVTFQKGLPSDHSLFKDLIMKEDLTLVDSCTLVNKHAFWDKARRADKAAEQPRKESTVA; from the coding sequence ATGGTCCTTTACCGGAACAACGATGCtcttatgtgcaagatattcgccatCACTTTGCAAGGCAAGTCGCAATTCATCTGGAGTTTTGATgatctttccttggttttcaccaaagaatactcATCTTACCActcgatcaagaaaaagtcCAACCATTTGTTCAACGTGAAGAATAACCCAAAAAAGTCACTCCGCGACTACGTGAAAAGGTTCAAAAcagagaaggcaaagatagtcgGATGTGACGATTCGATAGCAAGTGTAACTTTCCAAAAAGGACTCCCATCAGATCACTCATTGTTCAAAGatttgatcatgaaagaagatttaACTCTAGTAGACTCTTGCACTCTggtaaataagcatgcattttggGACAAGGCTCGACGAGCAGACAAGGCAGCCGAGCAGCCTCGGAAAGAGTCGACAGTGGCTTAA